Proteins from a single region of Oncorhynchus keta strain PuntledgeMale-10-30-2019 chromosome 20, Oket_V2, whole genome shotgun sequence:
- the LOC118399191 gene encoding zinc finger protein 181-like isoform X2: protein MEFGNVMLDIEQVVVGEEVMTSTTASIIKPQTVPALQPYQHDSVQCFQCFITFCDAKSKERHMRKSHREEYKQSLQQTDTLFTCYVCDRTFSSSEELTQHQASHSLEDKAFRCTHCQGSFRTFSELTVHRRQLCKERRCACKNCGMVLRGPNQLHTHCLTQHPQLMEEEDDDTKTHRCGKCGRRFEMEVELVLHQENFVGHQHCDAKVPAKTRGSPPKKVSVAEPKSAEREAANGEKSGKADDGGEELVAKGGKRPGLPHKEELQIPCPEAECDLMFSSVDFLRAHKKEKHRRPPLKTHPCSECEESYTRPEQLKAHMAMAHGYGQHNCPTCGKTFGRESNLKAHQKTHTEGEEATDKEHRHR, encoded by the exons ATGGAGTTCGGTAACGTTATGTTGGATATAGAGCAGGTTGTTGTGGGGGAAGAGGTGATGACCAGTACCACAGCATCCATCATCAAACCACAGACTGTCCCTGCTCTCCAACCCT ATCAGCATGACAGCGTACAGTGTTTTCAGTGCTTCATTACATTCTGTGATGCCAAGTCCAAGGAGAGACACATGAGGAAGAGCCATCGTGAGGAATACAAGCAGTCGCTCCAGCAG ACAGATACGCTGTTCACCTGTTATGTGTGCGATCGTACCttctcctcctctgaggagctgACGCAGCACCAGGCCTCACACAGCCTGGAAGACAAGGCCTTCCGCTGCACCCACTGCCAGGGAAGCTTCCGGACTTTCTCTGAG ttgacagtccaCCGGCGACAGCTGTGCAAGGAGCGTCGGTGTGCGTGCAAGAACTGTGGCATGGTATTGCGGGGCCCAAACCAGTTACACACCCACTGCCTCACCCAGCACCCCCAGCtgatggaagaggaggatgatgacACCAAGACTCATCGTTGTGGCAAGTGCGGCCGCAGGTTTGAGATGGAGGTGGAGCTTGTGCTGCACCAAGAGAACTTTGTGGGTCATCAGCATTGCGACGCAAAAGTCCCAGCCAAAACACGCGGAAGCCCTCCCAAGAAAGTGTCTGTGGCTGAGCCAAAGTCTGCTGAGCGAGAGGCAGCTAATGGAGAGAAGAGTGGGAAAGCTGACGATGGGGGAGAGGAGCTTGTGGCAAAAGGAGGGAAACGACCAGGTCTACCCCATAAGGAGGAGCTCCAAATACCCTGTCCTGAAGCTGAGTGTGACCTCATGTTCTCCTCTGTTGACTTTCTCCGGGCCCACAAGAAGGAGAAGCACAGGCGGCCACCTCTCAAGACTCACCCCTGCTCTGAGTGTGAAGAGAGCTATACTCGACCGGAGCAGCTCAAAGCCCACATGGCCATGGCTCACGGCTACGGCCAACACAACTGCCCCACCTGCGGCAAGACCTTTGGCCGGGAGAGCAACCTAAAGGCACACCAGAAGACCCACACTGAGGGAGAAGAGGCAACAGACAAAGAACATAGACATAGATAA
- the LOC118399191 gene encoding zinc finger protein 181-like isoform X1: MNGQSALQIEFTNTLDCVWTSVRRSITHVGVKMEFGNVMLDIEQVVVGEEVMTSTTASIIKPQTVPALQPYQHDSVQCFQCFITFCDAKSKERHMRKSHREEYKQSLQQTDTLFTCYVCDRTFSSSEELTQHQASHSLEDKAFRCTHCQGSFRTFSELTVHRRQLCKERRCACKNCGMVLRGPNQLHTHCLTQHPQLMEEEDDDTKTHRCGKCGRRFEMEVELVLHQENFVGHQHCDAKVPAKTRGSPPKKVSVAEPKSAEREAANGEKSGKADDGGEELVAKGGKRPGLPHKEELQIPCPEAECDLMFSSVDFLRAHKKEKHRRPPLKTHPCSECEESYTRPEQLKAHMAMAHGYGQHNCPTCGKTFGRESNLKAHQKTHTEGEEATDKEHRHR; encoded by the exons ATGAACGGCCAGAgcgcactccagattgaatttacgaacacactgGACTGTGTGTGGACCTCAGTTCGTcgttcaatcacccacgtgg GTGTCAAAATGGAGTTCGGTAACGTTATGTTGGATATAGAGCAGGTTGTTGTGGGGGAAGAGGTGATGACCAGTACCACAGCATCCATCATCAAACCACAGACTGTCCCTGCTCTCCAACCCT ATCAGCATGACAGCGTACAGTGTTTTCAGTGCTTCATTACATTCTGTGATGCCAAGTCCAAGGAGAGACACATGAGGAAGAGCCATCGTGAGGAATACAAGCAGTCGCTCCAGCAG ACAGATACGCTGTTCACCTGTTATGTGTGCGATCGTACCttctcctcctctgaggagctgACGCAGCACCAGGCCTCACACAGCCTGGAAGACAAGGCCTTCCGCTGCACCCACTGCCAGGGAAGCTTCCGGACTTTCTCTGAG ttgacagtccaCCGGCGACAGCTGTGCAAGGAGCGTCGGTGTGCGTGCAAGAACTGTGGCATGGTATTGCGGGGCCCAAACCAGTTACACACCCACTGCCTCACCCAGCACCCCCAGCtgatggaagaggaggatgatgacACCAAGACTCATCGTTGTGGCAAGTGCGGCCGCAGGTTTGAGATGGAGGTGGAGCTTGTGCTGCACCAAGAGAACTTTGTGGGTCATCAGCATTGCGACGCAAAAGTCCCAGCCAAAACACGCGGAAGCCCTCCCAAGAAAGTGTCTGTGGCTGAGCCAAAGTCTGCTGAGCGAGAGGCAGCTAATGGAGAGAAGAGTGGGAAAGCTGACGATGGGGGAGAGGAGCTTGTGGCAAAAGGAGGGAAACGACCAGGTCTACCCCATAAGGAGGAGCTCCAAATACCCTGTCCTGAAGCTGAGTGTGACCTCATGTTCTCCTCTGTTGACTTTCTCCGGGCCCACAAGAAGGAGAAGCACAGGCGGCCACCTCTCAAGACTCACCCCTGCTCTGAGTGTGAAGAGAGCTATACTCGACCGGAGCAGCTCAAAGCCCACATGGCCATGGCTCACGGCTACGGCCAACACAACTGCCCCACCTGCGGCAAGACCTTTGGCCGGGAGAGCAACCTAAAGGCACACCAGAAGACCCACACTGAGGGAGAAGAGGCAACAGACAAAGAACATAGACATAGATAA